A genomic region of Tsukamurella pulmonis contains the following coding sequences:
- a CDS encoding TetR/AcrR family transcriptional regulator, producing the protein MSEAPPRRRRNPEQTRAALVTSALALVTAGSGDPTAKEVAAHAGTSERSVYVHFPVLDDLRTAVAERQAELVRALVTAIDPTGPLADRIDEAVAQSMAIYRLQRNVRPAGLISALRVPAIDASMAGTESLIRANWARTFEPELARSDDPGLLDAVDTALAWSTIFHLIERRRLTEAACNRTQARMLDALFGTGAATP; encoded by the coding sequence ATGTCCGAGGCACCCCCGCGCCGGCGCCGCAACCCCGAGCAGACGCGGGCCGCCCTGGTGACGAGCGCGTTGGCGCTGGTCACGGCGGGCTCCGGCGACCCGACGGCCAAGGAGGTCGCGGCGCACGCGGGAACCTCGGAGCGCAGCGTCTACGTCCACTTCCCCGTGCTCGACGACCTGCGGACCGCGGTGGCCGAGCGCCAGGCCGAGCTCGTCCGGGCGCTGGTCACCGCGATCGACCCGACCGGGCCGCTGGCCGACCGGATCGACGAGGCCGTCGCGCAGAGCATGGCGATCTACCGGTTGCAGCGCAACGTCCGGCCGGCGGGCCTGATCTCGGCGTTGCGGGTGCCGGCGATCGACGCCTCCATGGCCGGGACGGAGAGCCTGATCCGCGCGAACTGGGCCCGGACCTTCGAGCCCGAGCTGGCACGGTCGGACGACCCCGGCCTGCTCGACGCCGTCGACACCGCGCTCGCCTGGAGCACGATCTTCCACCTCATCGAGCGCAGGCGCCTGACCGAGGCCGCCTGCAACCGGACCCAGGCGCGCATGCTCGACGCGCTGTTCGGCACCGGCGCGGCCACGCCCTGA